Proteins encoded by one window of Ktedonobacterales bacterium:
- a CDS encoding metalloregulator ArsR/SmtB family transcription factor has product MPEEQLQTLLQFFKALADEHRLRMLGILANRVCSVEELAELLHLKAPTVSHHLMKLKELSLVEMKAEGNTHMYRLNAAGLRALNKELLTPEKVATLVEMKDGDAWERKVLRDFFEGARLKEIPSSLKKRLVILRWLAAQFAPDRSYTEAEVNEIIQRHHPDTATLRRELIGNQLMQRKAGVYWRL; this is encoded by the coding sequence ATGCCTGAAGAACAACTGCAAACGCTGCTGCAATTTTTTAAGGCGCTGGCCGATGAGCACCGGTTGAGGATGCTGGGCATTCTGGCGAATCGGGTGTGCAGTGTCGAGGAATTGGCTGAACTGCTGCATCTCAAAGCGCCAACGGTTTCGCATCACCTGATGAAACTGAAGGAACTGAGCCTGGTGGAGATGAAGGCCGAGGGAAACACACATATGTACCGGCTGAACGCTGCGGGCCTGCGCGCCTTAAACAAGGAACTGCTGACGCCTGAGAAAGTCGCTACGCTGGTTGAGATGAAGGATGGAGACGCCTGGGAGCGTAAGGTGCTGCGCGATTTCTTTGAGGGAGCGCGCCTCAAGGAGATTCCGTCCAGCCTGAAGAAACGCCTTGTCATTCTCAGATGGTTGGCCGCGCAGTTTGCGCCTGACCGCTCCTATACAGAGGCAGAGGTCAACGAGATCATTCAGCGCCATCATCCTGATACGGCGACGCTGCGCCGTGAGTTGATTGGCAACCAGCTGATGCAGCGCAAGGCTGGCGTCTACTGGCGTTTGTAA
- the leuB gene encoding 3-isopropylmalate dehydrogenase, whose protein sequence is MGTYHIAVLGGDGIGPEVTAEAVRVLRAVGQRFGHTFELTEALCGARAVEQEGAAISEQTMALCQRSDAILFGAVGGTKPGDPSSPKQPENALFRLRKECDLYANLRPVTMRPGLLDASTIKPDVLEGVDLIVVRELTGGLYFGKPSEIREGPAGAEAIDTLFYTEQEIERAVRMAFHLARDRRKAVTSVDKANVLSASRLWRRVADRVAADYPDITLNHLLVDACAMNLISQPKNFDVLVMENMFGDILTDEASMLVGSLGMLPSASLGTRQTAHGVFGLYEPIHGTAPQITGQGIANPLGAILSMALLLRYSCGLPQEASAVEEAVDAALGSGYHTADLRGDPAKTVGSRRMGELIAEKIVG, encoded by the coding sequence ATGGGAACCTATCACATTGCTGTGCTGGGTGGTGACGGCATTGGGCCGGAAGTGACCGCCGAGGCAGTGCGCGTGCTGCGCGCCGTGGGGCAGCGTTTCGGCCACACCTTTGAGCTAACCGAGGCGCTCTGTGGGGCGCGAGCAGTTGAGCAGGAGGGCGCGGCTATCTCTGAGCAGACTATGGCCCTGTGCCAGCGCAGCGACGCCATCCTCTTTGGCGCGGTGGGCGGCACAAAGCCCGGCGACCCCAGTTCGCCCAAACAGCCGGAAAACGCGCTCTTTCGCCTGCGCAAAGAATGCGATCTCTACGCCAATCTGCGCCCCGTCACGATGCGCCCAGGGCTGTTGGACGCCTCGACCATCAAGCCCGACGTGCTGGAAGGCGTAGACCTCATCGTGGTGCGCGAACTCACCGGCGGCCTCTACTTTGGCAAGCCGAGCGAAATCCGCGAAGGCCCAGCGGGCGCCGAAGCCATAGACACGCTCTTCTATACAGAGCAAGAGATCGAGCGCGCCGTTCGCATGGCTTTTCATCTGGCGCGCGACCGGCGCAAAGCGGTTACATCGGTGGATAAAGCCAACGTCCTCAGCGCCTCGCGGCTCTGGCGGCGCGTGGCAGATCGCGTAGCTGCCGACTATCCCGACATCACCCTCAATCACCTGCTGGTGGATGCCTGCGCCATGAACCTTATCAGCCAGCCGAAAAACTTTGATGTCCTCGTCATGGAAAACATGTTTGGCGACATCCTCACCGATGAAGCCTCGATGCTGGTTGGCTCGCTGGGCATGCTCCCATCCGCCAGCCTGGGCACGCGCCAGACAGCCCACGGCGTCTTTGGCCTGTACGAACCCATTCATGGGACCGCGCCGCAGATCACCGGGCAGGGCATTGCCAACCCGCTGGGCGCCATCCTGAGCATGGCGCTGCTGCTGCGCTACTCCTGTGGGCTGCCCCAAGAAGCCAGCGCCGTTGAGGAGGCTGTTGACGCTGCGCTGGGTTCAGGCTATCACACGGCTGACCTGCGCGGCGATCCGGCAAAAACTGTTGGTTCGCGGCGCATGGGCGAACTCATCGCCGAAAAGATCGTCGGATAA
- a CDS encoding Hpt domain-containing protein: MSSSFDKFAILDSFLDEVGSYLPEIEANLNRLEQAPEDSEALEEAYRRTHTISGSASMMDFPGLSQVAHAMEDVLGDALDEVFRLDGSAIELLRRSLERARLLLESIKGGTGEEGRFVAEDAADHASFRQMRAARAGEANGSQDVEFEPPAAPTQPAGSRHYGQGGGAAEAWLSPDEQPTEQPAESSGPADWLALLGNSAGAASTGGAAALSSAEAPAGGAGDVDFREHITRPLARGMPAEPAASAASEEAASASFRYEPAPATPGAEQQPSLAEMLAAFQAPTDGEWPEQPHAATEAGASFPAFPDAAASGESTWAALIGRERMASISQPLDAPGQEPITGPLPRAFPASPSPQVADTSAGKTTWQQLVEQEERVRQEVGALKETLAALRAVAASIEGERAELRGFLDGSKDAIDRVEDWAGRAMGLNLRQSPDHVRRYLPLSVLWVVTTRLKKVLGLLKDASSGLAATDNELGAASARLAESMRACGPLISSILAMAAPNEEGGFSATVARFSWSPPASAKPELSASLTGELRAQLRAEVESRMRAEIVEQVRQEETNRIRAELEVQVRQQFLAEIQRNTVAPPSERPAAYVFSPSLLANIPQPVVLEQKRTVRATEQSEETLEVFRAEAEEHLQNIDTGVTALQRSPEDRETLQGIRRATHTLKGAAAMMGFVHIADLAHVFEDLLDRMMEGSIEINTDALSLILDTSEALELLVTGRTSKQGGDAAVVESLRPRYHSLLGQESVADVGPVSAPAGTETTLADLESEAVAGQAPSTDQGEHQAGLLVALATHGEAADKSDLSVRIRLKKLDELVDLFGELLVNRSVLEERLSRMMRMVSDVGLSSARLQEVGTNLESRFEAVTLPSGRIGQSAILESTSIAGSASGPLEQGASSRGRGIGLPSGALGGNAGKVATHLADFDELELDRYSEFHRLTRGLSEGVSDMATLSMEMEAIIRECESLFLKETRLSSSFQDQLLKVRLVPISTMIPRLHRAASAVALRLGKEIDLAVEGEETEVDRTIYEEMAGALLHVVRNAVTHAIELPEAREASGKPRAGQITLSASHEGNQIVVTVRDDGTGIDAEKVRNTAISRGLLDARAPLSEQAVLNLIFRPGFSTADSITEESGRGVGLDVVADVAARLRGSVEVESTPGNGSAFTLKFPISVQIQRAVLARVADQTYAIPMSLVEQIGRLDYAERTNVLGVPAITVRGEAYALAPLASLLGLQAQRIEDRSSVLLVAAGRQHYALVVDSVLGKQEIVAKNLGLHLREVRGVAGATVLGNGQVVLILDVLKLLEQRAQTTGASLAAVPGVSTATSISAITAPTRLLAPTWTSSLPTVGRGQTMPPPVRMEDQYVLVVDDSPSVRRVVSNMLKTAGWDVQTARDGIEALDVAGKRRPAAVLLDIEMPRMDGYELIATLRSQDQYKHLPLIVLTSRAAGKHHQRAMQLGADAYLVKPYQDEELINTLGTLVRGAQATN; this comes from the coding sequence ATGTCCAGTTCGTTCGATAAATTTGCGATTCTTGATAGTTTTCTCGACGAGGTGGGCAGCTATCTACCCGAAATTGAGGCGAACCTGAATCGGCTAGAGCAGGCGCCCGAAGATAGCGAAGCCCTGGAAGAAGCCTATCGGCGCACGCATACCATCAGCGGGTCTGCCTCGATGATGGATTTTCCTGGGCTTTCTCAGGTCGCGCACGCGATGGAGGATGTGTTAGGGGACGCGCTCGATGAAGTGTTCCGGCTTGATGGATCGGCGATTGAGTTGCTGCGCCGCTCGCTGGAACGCGCGCGCCTGCTGCTGGAGTCTATTAAGGGTGGCACAGGTGAGGAAGGACGTTTTGTGGCTGAGGATGCCGCCGATCATGCCTCGTTTCGTCAGATGCGTGCGGCGCGGGCAGGGGAAGCGAATGGTTCGCAGGATGTCGAATTCGAGCCGCCCGCTGCACCGACTCAGCCTGCTGGCTCCAGACACTACGGCCAGGGAGGGGGCGCTGCGGAAGCATGGCTGTCCCCTGATGAGCAGCCTACAGAACAGCCCGCTGAGTCGTCAGGACCGGCGGATTGGCTGGCGCTGCTGGGCAACTCCGCTGGCGCGGCCTCGACTGGAGGAGCGGCGGCGCTGTCCTCTGCTGAAGCGCCCGCCGGGGGCGCCGGGGATGTAGACTTCCGCGAGCATATTACCCGGCCTTTGGCGCGAGGGATGCCTGCTGAGCCTGCCGCCAGTGCTGCTTCTGAAGAGGCGGCATCGGCTTCATTTCGTTATGAGCCTGCGCCTGCCACGCCAGGGGCTGAGCAGCAGCCCTCGCTTGCGGAGATGCTGGCGGCGTTTCAAGCGCCAACCGACGGCGAGTGGCCCGAACAGCCGCACGCCGCCACAGAGGCAGGCGCTTCATTCCCGGCTTTCCCCGACGCCGCCGCGTCCGGCGAATCAACCTGGGCGGCGCTCATCGGGCGCGAGCGAATGGCTTCGATCAGCCAGCCGCTCGATGCGCCCGGCCAGGAGCCAATAACTGGCCCGCTTCCGAGAGCCTTCCCGGCTTCCCCTTCCCCGCAAGTCGCTGATACGAGCGCGGGCAAGACAACCTGGCAGCAGTTGGTAGAACAGGAAGAGCGGGTGCGCCAGGAGGTTGGCGCCCTTAAAGAGACATTGGCAGCCCTGCGTGCGGTGGCGGCTTCGATAGAAGGTGAGCGCGCGGAATTGCGCGGGTTCCTTGATGGATCGAAGGACGCGATTGATCGGGTGGAGGATTGGGCTGGCAGGGCGATGGGGTTGAACCTGCGCCAAAGCCCGGACCATGTGCGCCGCTATCTGCCGCTCTCGGTCCTGTGGGTAGTAACCACCCGGCTCAAGAAGGTGCTGGGCTTGCTGAAAGACGCATCCAGCGGCCTGGCCGCCACCGATAACGAACTGGGCGCAGCCAGCGCGCGGTTGGCCGAATCTATGCGCGCGTGCGGCCCACTTATTTCATCAATCCTGGCGATGGCCGCGCCAAACGAGGAAGGCGGTTTCAGCGCGACGGTGGCGCGCTTTAGCTGGTCTCCGCCAGCGTCGGCCAAGCCAGAACTCTCTGCTTCTCTGACCGGGGAATTACGCGCGCAGTTGCGCGCGGAGGTCGAGTCGAGGATGCGCGCGGAGATTGTGGAGCAGGTGCGCCAGGAGGAGACTAACCGCATCCGCGCAGAGCTTGAGGTGCAGGTGCGCCAGCAGTTCCTGGCGGAAATCCAACGCAATACGGTGGCGCCGCCGTCTGAACGCCCTGCCGCGTATGTTTTCTCTCCGTCGCTGCTGGCGAATATCCCTCAGCCGGTGGTTCTAGAGCAGAAAAGGACGGTGCGCGCCACTGAGCAATCGGAGGAGACGCTGGAAGTCTTCCGGGCTGAAGCCGAAGAACATCTCCAGAATATTGATACCGGCGTCACGGCGCTGCAACGGTCTCCTGAGGATCGGGAAACGCTTCAAGGCATCCGGCGGGCGACACATACGCTGAAGGGGGCAGCGGCGATGATGGGCTTTGTCCATATCGCTGATCTGGCCCATGTCTTTGAGGATTTGCTGGATCGGATGATGGAGGGGAGCATCGAAATCAATACCGATGCGCTTAGCCTGATTCTGGATACATCCGAGGCGCTGGAACTGCTGGTGACGGGGCGAACGAGCAAACAGGGGGGCGATGCCGCTGTGGTTGAGTCGCTGCGCCCGCGCTATCACTCGCTGCTGGGGCAGGAGAGCGTGGCGGATGTCGGTCCTGTTTCGGCTCCCGCAGGAACTGAGACGACGCTGGCTGACCTGGAGTCTGAGGCTGTCGCTGGGCAGGCGCCCTCCACGGACCAGGGCGAACACCAGGCTGGCCTGTTGGTGGCCCTGGCGACACACGGGGAAGCAGCGGATAAAAGTGACCTGAGTGTGCGTATCCGCCTGAAGAAACTGGATGAGTTGGTTGATCTGTTTGGCGAACTGCTGGTCAACCGCAGTGTTTTGGAGGAGCGGCTGAGCCGGATGATGCGCATGGTTTCAGATGTTGGTCTCAGCAGTGCTCGTCTGCAAGAAGTGGGGACAAATCTTGAGAGCCGTTTTGAGGCCGTTACCTTGCCGAGCGGGCGCATCGGCCAGTCGGCTATTCTGGAGAGCACCAGTATTGCCGGGAGCGCCAGCGGGCCGCTGGAGCAGGGCGCTTCCTCGCGTGGGCGTGGAATAGGATTGCCTTCGGGCGCGCTTGGTGGGAATGCGGGCAAGGTTGCGACGCATCTGGCTGATTTCGACGAACTGGAACTGGACCGCTACAGCGAGTTTCACCGGCTGACTCGTGGCTTGAGCGAGGGCGTCTCGGATATGGCAACGCTGAGTATGGAGATGGAGGCGATCATTCGAGAGTGTGAAAGCCTGTTTCTCAAGGAGACGCGCCTGAGTTCGTCCTTCCAGGATCAACTGCTCAAGGTGCGGCTGGTCCCTATCTCAACGATGATTCCACGCCTGCATCGCGCCGCGAGCGCGGTTGCGCTGCGTTTGGGGAAAGAGATCGATCTGGCGGTGGAGGGGGAGGAAACTGAGGTTGATCGCACGATTTATGAGGAGATGGCCGGGGCGCTGCTGCATGTGGTGCGCAATGCGGTGACGCATGCGATTGAGTTGCCTGAAGCGCGCGAGGCGAGCGGCAAACCGCGCGCCGGACAAATTACCCTGAGCGCCAGCCATGAGGGCAACCAGATCGTCGTCACCGTGCGTGATGATGGGACGGGTATTGATGCCGAGAAGGTGCGCAATACGGCTATCTCGCGCGGGCTGTTGGACGCGCGCGCGCCGCTCTCCGAGCAGGCGGTTCTGAATCTGATCTTCCGGCCTGGCTTTAGCACCGCTGATTCGATTACCGAGGAGAGCGGACGCGGAGTCGGGCTGGACGTAGTGGCTGATGTGGCGGCGCGCCTGCGTGGCTCGGTGGAGGTGGAATCAACGCCTGGCAATGGCAGCGCCTTTACCTTGAAGTTCCCCATCAGCGTCCAGATTCAGCGCGCGGTGCTGGCCCGTGTCGCCGATCAAACCTACGCTATTCCTATGTCGCTGGTGGAACAAATTGGGCGTCTGGATTATGCCGAGCGCACAAACGTTCTGGGAGTTCCGGCCATCACGGTGCGCGGCGAAGCCTATGCGCTGGCGCCGCTGGCTTCTTTGCTGGGGCTGCAAGCACAGAGGATCGAGGACCGCTCTTCGGTCTTGCTGGTGGCGGCTGGCCGCCAGCACTACGCCCTGGTGGTAGACAGCGTGCTGGGCAAGCAAGAGATTGTGGCGAAGAACCTGGGGCTGCATCTGCGTGAAGTGCGCGGTGTGGCTGGCGCAACGGTGCTGGGCAATGGGCAGGTGGTCCTCATTCTGGATGTGCTGAAACTGCTGGAGCAGCGAGCGCAAACGACAGGCGCTTCCCTGGCTGCGGTTCCTGGGGTTTCGACAGCTACCTCGATCTCGGCGATCACGGCGCCAACACGGCTGCTGGCTCCTACCTGGACTTCATCGCTGCCGACGGTGGGGCGCGGGCAAACCATGCCTCCACCGGTGCGGATGGAAGATCAGTATGTGCTGGTGGTGGATGACAGCCCCAGCGTGCGGCGTGTCGTCAGTAATATGCTGAAGACGGCGGGCTGGGATGTGCAGACGGCGCGTGATGGCATCGAGGCATTGGATGTCGCTGGGAAGCGCAGACCTGCTGCGGTGCTGCTGGATATTGAGATGCCGCGTATGGATGGCTACGAACTGATTGCCACCCTGCGCAGCCAGGACCAATATAAGCATCTGCCGCTGATTGTGCTTACGTCGCGCGCGGCTGGCAAACATCATCAGCGCGCGATGCAGCTTGGCGCTGATGCCTATCTGGTCAAGCCCTACCAGGATGAGGAATTGATTAACACCCTTGGCACGCTGGTGCGCGGCGCGCAAGCAACAAACTAG
- a CDS encoding methyl-accepting chemotaxis protein: MNPDSGKGLSLALRMRWTLLAAAIIPAVMVLILGVWEVQRLTLNADDQLATWIATFTCAIISMLVVMYLGYRIQRQIHERCIGLVEICKSGAEGDRAIRAEVVGDDAFAMLAASINSLLETSPSAGEGREAANLQAQIEKLLQEVSAVGDGDLRVQAEVTPDTLGVLADSFNYMIEELGKVVGRVQSTTMQVTTATRRILDRSAELAQASEQQEVQIAQTTEAVEALATFIQATARNAQLSAETAQEALRNARGGEQAVVQTIDGMQHIRDNVQETSKKIKRLGERSQEIGEIVRLIEDIADQTNLLALNAAIQSAMAGDQGRGFSVVADEIRMLAERSGEATKKIATLVKSIQGDTYDAVVAMEESTQEVVSGSRLADEAGHALKMIYAAVDRQAQMIEAIARSANERAQTSEAVAIAMNQILEITRQTTSASQDSAASVSYLSELADQLRASVATFRLPEQQPSDALASPSGGLPPLLNMPSLDQLDPNSWFGDDPAFPNLPALPAHAAGQPPMPGPNQGLPHYNGQQDYGNPLSNGQPGFPNQGYNGQPDYPNQGYNGQQGYNSQGQGYPDQPFNRPFTNQPYE, from the coding sequence ATGAATCCTGATTCTGGTAAGGGCTTGTCGCTTGCCTTACGCATGCGCTGGACGTTGCTGGCTGCTGCTATTATCCCGGCTGTTATGGTGCTGATCCTGGGAGTCTGGGAAGTGCAGCGGCTCACCCTCAACGCCGATGACCAACTGGCGACCTGGATTGCTACGTTTACCTGCGCGATTATCTCGATGCTGGTTGTCATGTATCTGGGCTATCGCATCCAGCGTCAGATTCATGAGCGCTGCATTGGACTGGTGGAGATCTGCAAGAGTGGGGCGGAAGGCGACCGCGCGATACGAGCCGAGGTAGTTGGCGATGATGCCTTCGCTATGCTGGCGGCCAGTATCAATTCGCTCTTAGAAACGTCGCCGAGTGCTGGCGAGGGCCGCGAGGCTGCCAACCTGCAAGCGCAGATTGAAAAGCTGCTTCAGGAAGTCAGCGCGGTGGGCGATGGCGATTTGCGCGTGCAGGCGGAAGTGACCCCCGATACGCTGGGTGTGCTGGCTGACTCGTTTAACTATATGATTGAAGAGTTGGGGAAAGTCGTGGGCCGCGTGCAGTCAACCACGATGCAGGTGACGACGGCGACCCGCCGCATCCTGGACCGCTCCGCTGAACTGGCCCAGGCGTCGGAGCAGCAAGAGGTGCAGATTGCCCAGACGACTGAGGCGGTGGAGGCGCTGGCGACCTTTATCCAGGCGACGGCGCGTAACGCGCAGTTGAGCGCCGAGACGGCTCAGGAGGCGCTGCGCAACGCGCGCGGCGGCGAACAAGCGGTGGTGCAGACGATTGATGGCATGCAGCATATCCGTGATAACGTGCAGGAGACCTCTAAGAAGATCAAGCGTCTGGGCGAGCGTTCCCAAGAGATTGGCGAGATCGTGCGTTTGATCGAGGACATTGCCGATCAGACGAACCTGCTGGCCCTGAACGCGGCTATTCAATCGGCGATGGCCGGCGACCAGGGGCGCGGGTTTAGCGTGGTGGCCGACGAGATTCGTATGCTGGCTGAACGCTCTGGTGAGGCTACGAAGAAGATCGCCACGCTGGTCAAGAGTATTCAGGGCGATACGTATGATGCCGTCGTGGCTATGGAAGAAAGTACCCAGGAAGTGGTCTCTGGTTCCAGGCTGGCCGATGAAGCCGGCCACGCGCTGAAGATGATCTATGCGGCGGTGGATCGCCAGGCACAGATGATTGAGGCGATTGCGCGCTCGGCCAATGAGCGCGCGCAGACCTCGGAGGCGGTGGCTATCGCCATGAATCAGATTCTGGAGATTACGCGCCAGACGACTTCTGCTTCGCAGGATTCCGCCGCCAGTGTCAGTTACCTGTCTGAACTGGCCGATCAGTTGCGGGCCTCGGTGGCGACGTTCCGTTTGCCAGAACAACAGCCCTCTGATGCGCTCGCTTCGCCGAGCGGCGGCCTGCCCCCTCTGCTGAATATGCCCAGTCTGGATCAGCTTGATCCGAACTCCTGGTTTGGTGATGATCCTGCCTTCCCGAATCTGCCAGCCTTGCCCGCCCATGCGGCAGGGCAGCCGCCCATGCCCGGCCCGAACCAGGGGCTGCCGCACTACAACGGCCAGCAAGATTATGGAAACCCGTTGTCGAATGGGCAGCCGGGCTTCCCCAATCAAGGGTATAATGGGCAGCCGGACTATCCGAATCAAGGGTACAATGGACAACAGGGCTATAATAGCCAGGGGCAAGGCTACCCTGACCAGCCGTTTAATCGGCCCTTTACGAACCAGCCATACGAATAA
- a CDS encoding chemotaxis protein CheW — MSDRQDRSGGESARPFDEPEGLSNGAEGFGFNRSPGGMDPGSQSGGASIPFEQLARKAGGLDLEHYPLGASGSLSASMLAASYAGGQLALHGTINTAPGADENAEDLGEQYLVFSLDSFECAFKAENVQAVERLPDVTPVPNVAYWIDGVIHSRGHIVSVVDLRSFLGMDRLPPSARTRLVVGRVRELVIGLVVDGVSEMRGILPNMIQSQHITQAIPGWASPYVSGIASVGVRSVLLIDMERLLLSEKMHRYQSGN, encoded by the coding sequence GTGAGCGATAGGCAGGACCGGTCTGGTGGAGAATCAGCGAGGCCGTTCGACGAGCCAGAGGGCCTGAGCAACGGCGCCGAAGGGTTCGGGTTCAACCGCTCGCCCGGTGGAATGGACCCAGGCAGCCAGAGCGGCGGGGCGAGCATCCCCTTCGAGCAACTTGCCCGCAAAGCGGGGGGACTGGACCTGGAGCATTACCCCCTCGGGGCGAGCGGTTCGCTCTCTGCCTCGATGCTTGCTGCCAGCTATGCCGGGGGGCAACTGGCACTCCACGGGACCATTAACACAGCGCCTGGCGCTGACGAGAACGCTGAGGATCTGGGCGAACAGTATCTGGTATTCTCCCTGGACAGTTTTGAGTGCGCGTTCAAGGCCGAGAATGTGCAGGCCGTCGAGCGCCTCCCTGATGTTACTCCGGTGCCGAATGTGGCATACTGGATCGATGGAGTCATCCATTCGCGCGGGCATATCGTCTCGGTGGTTGATTTGCGCAGTTTTTTGGGCATGGACCGCCTGCCGCCATCTGCGCGCACGCGGCTCGTAGTCGGGCGTGTGCGTGAACTCGTGATCGGGCTGGTGGTTGATGGGGTGAGTGAGATGCGTGGCATTCTTCCAAACATGATACAATCGCAGCATATCACGCAGGCCATTCCTGGCTGGGCTTCTCCCTATGTCAGTGGAATTGCAAGCGTTGGCGTTCGTTCGGTTCTGTTAATTGATATGGAGCGGCTGCTCTTATCAGAAAAAATGCACCGGTATCAAAGTGGAAATTAG
- a CDS encoding response regulator — protein sequence MPGAKVLVVDDSWTDLTLIATPLRESGFEVITAVDGDEAMEKVLTEHPQCVVLDVILPRRNGFQLCRQIKHMEQGRNIPIILMSSKNTPLDKRWGLQQGADLYLTKPFNRDELVASVRRLV from the coding sequence ATGCCCGGCGCGAAAGTTCTCGTTGTTGACGATAGCTGGACTGACCTGACATTGATTGCTACGCCGCTGCGTGAGAGCGGCTTCGAGGTAATTACGGCAGTTGACGGCGATGAAGCTATGGAAAAGGTCTTGACAGAACATCCGCAATGTGTTGTGCTCGATGTGATTTTGCCGCGGCGCAATGGCTTTCAACTGTGCCGCCAGATCAAACACATGGAACAGGGCCGCAATATCCCGATTATTCTGATGAGCAGCAAGAACACCCCGCTGGATAAACGCTGGGGTTTGCAGCAGGGGGCAGACTTGTATCTGACCAAACCCTTTAATCGGGATGAACTGGTTGCCAGTGTGCGCAGATTAGTGTAA
- a CDS encoding response regulator, producing the protein MNDPVVLVVDDSPTVRKIVQLTLQREHMRVITASDGLSALAAVADEDPDLILLDIMLPRMDGYNICRIIRDKLEFRHIPIIMLSGKDGLFDKVRGRLAGSSEYLTKPFDSVELVQSVKKHLANVPARERRRDAGRSPTRLRRRG; encoded by the coding sequence ATGAATGATCCAGTGGTGCTGGTGGTAGATGATAGCCCAACGGTGCGGAAGATTGTGCAGTTGACGCTGCAACGCGAACATATGCGCGTTATCACCGCCAGCGATGGGTTAAGCGCCCTGGCGGCGGTTGCCGACGAAGACCCGGATCTCATCCTGCTTGATATTATGCTGCCCCGCATGGACGGTTATAATATTTGCCGCATTATTCGGGATAAACTGGAGTTTCGCCACATTCCCATTATCATGTTGAGTGGGAAAGATGGGCTATTCGATAAAGTCAGAGGGCGACTTGCCGGTTCATCGGAATATTTAACCAAACCATTCGATTCGGTGGAACTGGTGCAGTCGGTGAAAAAGCATTTAGCGAATGTACCCGCGCGTGAGCGCAGGCGTGATGCTGGCCGCAGCCCAACCCGTTTGCGGCGGCGCGGCTAA
- a CDS encoding DUF4388 domain-containing protein produces MQQPGRILDGDLETLGLQATLKMLALSGKTGTLMVTSGQDTLSLYLNKGQIAGLQDNFVQRPNLLAVMRSLRQIDGRRAAELHRAIGPNSPDILGLLVDYQVISEAEMFQWQEYGVIQALSRAVRWQQGRFEFHRNVLQGAQLALNVDHVLLESLRQADEWDEAASIGLNRTTVARWMSHFTGDIMRLGLEPDAVNVLCLANGQLPLQAIAYALLASEARVAQCMGHLLSLRLIEVVDQTLETELERNLVDVLTASQHELSKLYQGSTEQRLLALVKTLATCVNGLLTHHGAYARHLRGRGAVPPAQVTGYLEETFGPLLQQACVWWPIVDTVVVFQEGQLDYQEILALHKLVKGEQLQSFYWDVMSAFHWLMLQMCTKILEDEVGSSRSERRFRELWDVFLQEIEEQARALQGNGGEAFLQERAAARRGGSSERSYDGRQSNPGMTQAGMRYMDSDPRMVPMRERRRLS; encoded by the coding sequence ATGCAACAGCCAGGGAGAATACTGGACGGCGACCTTGAGACGCTTGGCTTACAGGCAACGCTGAAGATGCTCGCGCTTAGTGGTAAGACCGGAACGCTGATGGTAACGTCCGGCCAGGATACTCTCTCGCTCTATCTCAATAAGGGGCAGATTGCCGGGCTGCAAGATAACTTTGTGCAGCGCCCCAACCTGCTGGCAGTGATGCGTTCGCTGCGTCAGATTGATGGGAGGCGCGCTGCCGAACTGCACCGCGCGATAGGCCCGAACTCGCCCGATATACTGGGGCTGCTGGTGGATTACCAGGTCATCAGCGAGGCGGAGATGTTCCAATGGCAGGAGTATGGTGTGATTCAGGCCCTCTCCCGCGCGGTGCGCTGGCAGCAGGGCCGTTTTGAATTTCATCGCAATGTGTTGCAAGGCGCTCAGCTTGCGCTGAATGTTGATCATGTCTTATTGGAAAGTTTGCGGCAGGCCGATGAGTGGGATGAGGCCGCGTCTATCGGACTCAATCGCACGACGGTGGCGCGCTGGATGTCGCACTTTACCGGCGATATTATGCGCCTGGGGCTGGAACCAGATGCGGTCAATGTGCTGTGTCTGGCAAATGGGCAGTTGCCGTTGCAGGCGATTGCTTATGCGCTGCTGGCAAGCGAGGCGCGGGTGGCGCAGTGTATGGGGCATTTGCTGTCGCTGCGACTGATCGAAGTGGTTGATCAGACGCTGGAGACAGAGCTAGAGCGGAATCTGGTGGATGTTTTGACCGCCAGCCAGCATGAGCTATCGAAACTGTATCAAGGATCGACTGAACAGCGCCTGCTGGCGTTGGTGAAGACGCTGGCAACCTGCGTCAACGGCCTCTTGACTCATCATGGAGCCTATGCTCGCCATCTGCGCGGGCGCGGCGCAGTGCCTCCGGCCCAGGTAACAGGCTACCTGGAGGAGACCTTTGGGCCACTGCTCCAGCAGGCGTGTGTCTGGTGGCCGATTGTTGATACGGTCGTCGTGTTTCAAGAGGGCCAGCTTGATTACCAGGAGATTCTGGCGCTGCATAAGCTGGTCAAGGGTGAGCAACTCCAGAGCTTTTATTGGGATGTGATGAGCGCCTTCCACTGGCTGATGCTTCAGATGTGTACGAAAATCTTGGAAGATGAAGTGGGGAGTTCCCGTTCCGAGCGCCGGTTTCGTGAGTTGTGGGATGTGTTCTTGCAGGAGATCGAAGAGCAGGCACGTGCACTTCAGGGGAATGGAGGAGAGGCTTTTCTCCAGGAGCGCGCAGCGGCGCGGCGCGGCGGGTCGTCTGAACGCTCCTATGATGGGCGCCAATCAAATCCAGGCATGACACAGGCAGGCATGCGATACATGGACTCTGACCCGCGCATGGTTCCGATGCGGGAGCGAAGGAGGCTGAGTTGA